The following is a genomic window from Halorientalis litorea.
AAGGTGCGATTACTGCAGCGTCGTCAGTGAGTGGGAACGATGTTTTCCAACATGGGTTCTCAAAGTGGACAGACATGTTCAATGAAAGGCAACTCCTATGTCTCTCTACGCTTCTTCGCTCTATAGAGAAAGTTGAAAACCAAAATACGAAAGAATATCTATTACTTGCGTTCTCTGAGGCACTGAATTTTAACACAATGATGGTTCCCTATCAGGCAGGACGGAACCATACGAATCACTTATTTAAGACGAATTCTTTCGATCCACCACAGAAATCTTCTGAGGGGAATCTTTGGGGGACGAAATTTGGCATCGGTCGATTCCAAAGCACATTTGATATGATTTCTACCGCCATCGAATATGCAAAATCCCCGACTGATAGGTATGTTGAGAATGGCGAGACGGTGGAAACAAAAGGATTTGGGCAACCAATAGGCGAAAATTCAAAAGTCTATCAAGACGATATGCGGAATATTACCGCTGAGAACGAGTATGATGCAGTAATTACTGACCCACCATATTATGACAATATAATCTATTCTGAAGTTGCCGACTACTACTATGTCTGGCAAAAGATAATTCTTGAAGACGATTACCCAGGATTCGACCAAGAACAGACCCCGCGTGCGGAGTCAATCGTCACTAATCCGTATCTGGACAAGACGGCAGAAGACTTTGAACACGAAATGGGTGAAGCACTCTCAGTAATTAACCGTGCTTTAAAACAAGAGGGAACGCTCGCATTCACCTATCACCACAGCGATCAGGAATCCTGGGGTGAACTCCTAGAATCTCTGTGTAATAATAACTTTGAGGTCACCGCAACTTATCCAATTAATTCGGATATGCGGAAATTCATTGGTGGCGAATCAGTCGCATTTGATATTGTTATTGTTGCACGTCCGACTGAAGATAGACGCCCGACTTCCTGGGACTCGCTCCGCCGCCATATTGTCCGGACTGCCAGAGAAACTCGTGAAACTCTTGAGGAACACCGTGAACTTGCGGGAGGAGATATTGGTGTCATTGAGATGGGTGAATGTTTCCAAGTGTATTCAAAACATCATGGCGAGGTTCACCGCGCCGGCGAAGTAATGTCGGCAAAAGAAGTTGTTGACGAAATCTATGGTATTATTCAGGATAACGATCGAGGTGAACAAGATATCTATCGAGATCTCCTCGAAGAACACAATCCAACATATAATGATTTAAACAAGCATCTCAAGCGCTCAGACGCTTCGGAAGAGCAGATGAAAGAGATGGAGTTGTTCCGTATAGAGGGTGGTGATTTCATACTCTGCCAATGGGACGATGAAAAGCGACAGGCATACGTCCAAAGTAAGGTAGAGGAGGGCAATGGCGATCTTACCGACCTCGACAAAGCACACTTCCTCCGTTACCACTTCGAGCAGGGAAAAGACCCGAAGGAATACCTCGAACGCTGGAACGATGACGAACTCCGTGAGCTTTGCGAGGGCCTCGCAGAAGCGACTGGTGACGAGACCTACCTAACGATGATTGGCGTGGATATGTCGCTTGATGCGTTCGGCGACGAATAATGATAGATCCGGATCAAATCGACTTCGTCAACGAGATCATCGACAAGCCTGCTGTCGAGCCGTTTCTGAGGGCAGAGTACGATAATGAGTGGGAAGAACAGCTTTTCGTCGATACAGTTCTTGTACCTGTCTATCTCGCGAAAAACCTCTCAGAATCAGAATATAACTCTCTGATGTCGGACGAACTGGTGAACTATGCTGCTTCGTTCTATGAACGATCTCGAATCTATCATTCGTTTTGGTCGGACTGGATTTCTTGGTATAGGGACGACGTTCAGAAACCGTATACTACAGCTCGTTCGGGTATCCATCTCTTTGCACCGATATATGCGCAAGAGTTGGAAGGGCCCCTGCGTTATCAGATCTCTGCTCTGACTGATCTCCTAAACACCTACCGAGGAAATTACGGTGATTGGTCGGAGAGAATGTACGACGGCGATGAACGTCGGTATGTTCCTAGTGCTCTAAGCGATTGTATCCAGATCTCTCGACAATTGCACGGCTCTTCTGATAACGATGAACTGAACCAAGGGTTCGAGAATCTGACTTCGTCCCTAATTTTACTTGCCCAGCACGAATCATTCGCTGAGCAACACGAGCAGGATATCGATTTCAGTAGCGTCCTGCAGGAACACGAGACCGACGATCATCCAAATACTGGTGATGTTCGAAATGCTATCGCACATGCTAATTACTACCTTGACTTCGAAGAAGCATTTGAGTCAGATGAGAGAAATGTAGTCTTTGAATTGGGTGATCAGGAATTTTCCCTGAACGCTGATGGAGTGTTGTTGTATCTAGGAAAACAGCTTATGCTGAGCTACGCAATTAGTACAGGGATTACACTAGCTCTGTTCCATGCTTCTCTTGAAACAGATTCAGACGAGTATATCTCTATTCTCTGGAATGTCCTCCCCGGAAGCGTCGACCAATCCCTCTTGTAATCTCGTACCATTAGAATCTCTGAAGACAAGAGTTCCTTTCGTGGGCGACTAACCGACCTCTCGAGATGGCTTTCGGTACGATATACCAAAGAAAAACATAACTATGTTACTTATCTTGCTCTTTGAGGATTCTATATCGACTAATACGGTTTAATAGTAGATTCTACTCTAATCGAATACATACTTTAATAAGATGATCGGCCATCGTGTCGGGTATACATGAGCGCGGAAGGAACTCTCGATACCACAATCGACGACGTGCTGACGCTCAGTCCAGAGCTCACCGAGGGGGATAGCCTCATCAAGGGCCAGATCCGCCTCTACGATGTCGACAGCGAGGCCGATACGCTGGAATCCGACGCAGAGCGATTCTTCAACCGGACGCTGCTGACCGGTGGGCTAGAGGACTCCCTGAAGCGACTCCGAGACACTCGTCGGGGCGAGGACAACAACCGCCTCCACGAGATGTACGGTCCGTACGGGACCGGGAAGTCCCACCAGATGGTCGCGCTGTACCACTGCTTCAACTCGCCCGACGTGGTGGGCGACTGGGCTGATGGCCGTATCGAAGGGCTTGGAGAAGCGCTCCCTGACGACGCGCTCCCGGTCGTAGTCTCTCTCCAGAAGGAGCAGTACGAGTACCTCTGGGAGCCACTGTTCGAACAGCTGGATTACGAACCGGATGAGGAAGAGTACGACGAGGAGGGTGGCTACCCGAGCATCGACGTCATCCAGGACGCGGTCGGCGATCGTACCGTCGCATTCTTCATGGACGAACTCGAGGACTGGTTCGGCTCGCTCAGCGGTCGCCGGAAAGACGCGAACCGCGGGTTCCTGCAAGCGCTCTTCGAGACGACGTCCCGTCCCAACACGGAACTGTTCGCATTCGTCTCCGTGCTTCGTGAGGGGTCTGACGTCCACGATATCCTGTCTCGCGAGCCCGAGCGTGTGCAGGTTAACATGTCCAACCAGGTCGACATTCGGGACGTTCTCCGTCACCGTCTCGTCGACTCTATCCACGACCGCTCGGCGATGCGCACGCTCGTCGACCAGTACATCGAAGCCTACGCGGACACTGATTACGTCAACCTTCCGGATGGCCTCCGCGAGGAGATGTACGACACCTACCCGTTCCACCCGATCCTCATCGATTCGCTGAAAACCCGCTACTTCGCGGAGACTGAGTCGGGGGCGACTCGGGGGATGCTGTATCTCTTCGCGAAGGTACTCGTTGATCAGCACCAAGATACTGACCTTCTCACGCACGGCGAGGTCGACGCTGTCGAGTACAACGACGAACTCACCCGCATCAACGTTGAACACTCCCGCCCCGACCGGTGTTACGACGACATCCGGGAACGCCTCGCTGACGCCGATATCACCTACGGCCGACCCATCCTCAGCACTGTTCTCATCTACTCGCTCACGCCGGGGCTCGCTGAGGGCGCGACCACTTCCGACATCGTTATCGGAACCTACCACGCCGGCGACCGCATCAACGACATCATCGTCGACCTCGAACGTCTCCAAGGCGAAGTCTACCACCTCTGGCGCTCCGACGACCGCTACGTCATCCGTGAGGATGAGAACCCGCGCTCGCTCGTAAAGAACGCCGCTCGAGACGTCGACGATGAAGACGCGATCGAGCTCGTTGGTGACACCGTCGAAACACTATTCGGTTCAGGTGCACACGCGGTCGGCTTCAACGTCGACAGCGAACTCGAGAACGTCCCCGATAGCCAGAACATCAAAACCGTCGTGAAAAACGGTCCCTGGGATGCTGACAGCGTTGGTGAGATCATCAAGAATCAGCCTGCCGGTCGGCAGTGGCGGAACACGCTCGTGTTCGTTCAGCCCAAGAACGGCAAGACCATCTCGCCCACCTCGCAGCAGGAGAAGTTCCTCGGAAAGGCAAAAGAAGTCATCGGGGCAGAGATCCGCAAGGCGGACGAGAACCTTGCAGAGGAGATTCGCGAGGAGATCGCAAAGCTCCACGATGAGTACGAAGACGATCTCCTCGAACGCTTGGAGAGCGCCTACGGGGAGATCATCGACGGCGACGACCTTCTCAACGAGTTCGACTACGCGGCCGAGATGTCGCTGGAGAACTTCGTCGCCACCGAACCCGTCCTGAACGCCAGCAACATCGCCGCAGCAGCGGAGGCGGATCCCTTCGACCTCCAGCGTCACGTCTGGGACATCGTCCGCGATCGCCTCGATAACCGCTCCGAGACGACCATCGACGACATCTACGAGCAGTTCCTGATGGACCCGACGTATCCCATTCCGGGGAGCGCGCAGGCGGTCGTCAACGCCGTCGAGGACGGGCTCGGGGACAAGCCGATCCTCGCCCACGATGGTAGTGGGTTCAAGGACGAACTCCGCGGGCTGAATCAGGACACGGTGCTCGTTCTGGAGAGCGACGTCGAGAAGTGGTCGACTGAGGAGGTCGAATCCGAACTTCGGGGGCGCTTCGGCGCCGGAACGAAGGAAGTCGACCTGGGATCGTTCGAACTCGATCTTCGCCAGCGAACCGACGTGTGGATTCACGACCAAGACCCGGAAGACGCCGTCAAGATGGCTGCTGGGCGGCTGGCAAACGAAGACCACTACGTCCTTGTCAGCGGCAGTGAAATCCTCGACAAAGTTCGCTCTGACGCGACGCTCCGAGACGTCTCGGATGCTGAGACGCTCGGTGCAAACGAGATTCGTGACCGTATCGAGGAGACGGTTGAT
Proteins encoded in this region:
- a CDS encoding DUF1156 domain-containing protein; this encodes MSGQQPRQENRPELPIERGFPIERVNEIAEKESRAKQYYRPIYTMHKWWARRPGCLFRAITMYSLLDEETTPDDVAVYEPGENQQLGSNGLSETDLVEALGNVDMDDPESLWEFYPKDVRIKDKKILDPFMGGGTSLVEASRFGVDSVGMDLNPVAWFVTKKELDAGRTDVDELEAAFEKVKADVAAEILEYYRTPCPNGDHHADVMYNLWVKELDCVSCGHTIPLFKDYRVAAGRYENDDKYNVLCPNCNDVTLVNDWQDESNCNSCNHQFTPKNGNVSRGGYYNCPECGQKESITDAIADQGKADQRLYAIEYYCEHCDDQGRQKSAYKGYKKAEPADKQLFEEAKRDWKTRTDLHEYVPKEEIPEGAITAASSVSGNDVFQHGFSKWTDMFNERQLLCLSTLLRSIEKVENQNTKEYLLLAFSEALNFNTMMVPYQAGRNHTNHLFKTNSFDPPQKSSEGNLWGTKFGIGRFQSTFDMISTAIEYAKSPTDRYVENGETVETKGFGQPIGENSKVYQDDMRNITAENEYDAVITDPPYYDNIIYSEVADYYYVWQKIILEDDYPGFDQEQTPRAESIVTNPYLDKTAEDFEHEMGEALSVINRALKQEGTLAFTYHHSDQESWGELLESLCNNNFEVTATYPINSDMRKFIGGESVAFDIVIVARPTEDRRPTSWDSLRRHIVRTARETRETLEEHRELAGGDIGVIEMGECFQVYSKHHGEVHRAGEVMSAKEVVDEIYGIIQDNDRGEQDIYRDLLEEHNPTYNDLNKHLKRSDASEEQMKEMELFRIEGGDFILCQWDDEKRQAYVQSKVEEGNGDLTDLDKAHFLRYHFEQGKDPKEYLERWNDDELRELCEGLAEATGDETYLTMIGVDMSLDAFGDE
- a CDS encoding DUF499 domain-containing protein, whose protein sequence is MSAEGTLDTTIDDVLTLSPELTEGDSLIKGQIRLYDVDSEADTLESDAERFFNRTLLTGGLEDSLKRLRDTRRGEDNNRLHEMYGPYGTGKSHQMVALYHCFNSPDVVGDWADGRIEGLGEALPDDALPVVVSLQKEQYEYLWEPLFEQLDYEPDEEEYDEEGGYPSIDVIQDAVGDRTVAFFMDELEDWFGSLSGRRKDANRGFLQALFETTSRPNTELFAFVSVLREGSDVHDILSREPERVQVNMSNQVDIRDVLRHRLVDSIHDRSAMRTLVDQYIEAYADTDYVNLPDGLREEMYDTYPFHPILIDSLKTRYFAETESGATRGMLYLFAKVLVDQHQDTDLLTHGEVDAVEYNDELTRINVEHSRPDRCYDDIRERLADADITYGRPILSTVLIYSLTPGLAEGATTSDIVIGTYHAGDRINDIIVDLERLQGEVYHLWRSDDRYVIREDENPRSLVKNAARDVDDEDAIELVGDTVETLFGSGAHAVGFNVDSELENVPDSQNIKTVVKNGPWDADSVGEIIKNQPAGRQWRNTLVFVQPKNGKTISPTSQQEKFLGKAKEVIGAEIRKADENLAEEIREEIAKLHDEYEDDLLERLESAYGEIIDGDDLLNEFDYAAEMSLENFVATEPVLNASNIAAAAEADPFDLQRHVWDIVRDRLDNRSETTIDDIYEQFLMDPTYPIPGSAQAVVNAVEDGLGDKPILAHDGSGFKDELRGLNQDTVLVLESDVEKWSTEEVESELRGRFGAGTKEVDLGSFELDLRQRTDVWIHDQDPEDAVKMAAGRLANEDHYVLVSGSEILDKVRSDATLRDVSDAETLGANEIRDRIEETVDAAGEADTSQVLTTIRNDAEVYLPQDDTESAFRSAVSALLADGYKLKTGGDYVSTLGDRDPTSVVLAPMVPEDIGERILNYIGDLDEEATFQVQSIQSECAAGQPEAAVKHFLLANLGKEDPHYVVGATGSEDPADWFPGAGFRIPPEEGWTFEYQGDSPAEMRQEWNESHESGSVSYGSLSFNTDGEGAVPGGLQGVAEFQQAHTDLQLELGQSHEIVADILENIPESATSIDITIQFE